Proteins encoded within one genomic window of Candidatus Brevundimonas colombiensis:
- a CDS encoding nitrite/sulfite reductase yields MYRYDEFDHALVRERVEEFSDQVARRASGALTEDEFKPLRLMNGVYLQLHAYMLRVAVPYGVMSSRQLRRLGQIARTYDKGYGHFTTRCNIQYNWPALSDLPAILRDLAEVEMHAIQTSGNCIRNTTTDVFAGAADDEIEDPRPWCEIIRQWSTIHPEFSFLPRKFKIAVIGAEKDRAAIRTHDVGLQIVKGEDGGVAFRVFVGGGQGRLPHIAQEIAAAVPAADLLAYLTAILRAWNLLGRRDNIHKARIKILVASMGIEAFREEVDKHYATLRREDLQIPGDELARIQAYFAPPPFEDLPKASAPFDRALLADPDFARFARNNVRRHRQAGYASVVISLKPVGGVPGDITADQMDVAADLAERYGFDEIRAAYEQNLVLPHVQLDDVPAVWRALRQAGLATANADLATDVIACPGLDYCSLANARSIPVAQALSERLADLDYQERLGPVRINMSGCINACGHHHVGHIGVLGVDRKGEEYYQITVGGSPDEQAALGDIVGKSLPSDAVAPAIQRTLDRYLKIRTEGERFIDTVRRVGPDPFRDAIYETLDAADA; encoded by the coding sequence ATGTATCGCTATGACGAGTTCGACCATGCGCTGGTGCGCGAACGGGTCGAGGAATTCTCCGATCAGGTGGCGCGCCGCGCCTCCGGCGCCCTGACTGAGGACGAGTTCAAGCCGCTGCGGCTGATGAACGGCGTTTATCTGCAGCTTCACGCCTATATGCTGCGGGTCGCGGTGCCCTATGGCGTGATGAGCAGCCGTCAGCTGCGGCGGCTGGGCCAGATCGCGCGGACCTACGACAAGGGCTACGGCCATTTCACCACCCGTTGCAACATCCAGTACAACTGGCCCGCCCTGAGCGATCTGCCGGCCATCCTGCGCGATCTGGCCGAGGTCGAGATGCACGCCATCCAGACCAGCGGCAACTGCATCCGAAACACCACCACCGACGTCTTCGCAGGCGCCGCCGACGACGAGATCGAAGACCCACGTCCCTGGTGCGAGATCATCCGTCAGTGGTCGACCATCCACCCCGAGTTCAGTTTCCTGCCGCGCAAGTTCAAGATCGCGGTGATCGGCGCCGAGAAGGACAGGGCCGCGATCCGCACCCATGACGTGGGCTTGCAGATCGTAAAGGGTGAGGATGGCGGCGTGGCCTTCCGTGTCTTCGTCGGCGGCGGACAGGGGCGTCTTCCCCATATCGCGCAGGAGATCGCGGCGGCGGTGCCGGCAGCGGACCTTCTGGCCTATTTGACCGCCATCCTGCGGGCCTGGAACCTGCTGGGGCGGCGCGACAACATCCACAAGGCGCGGATCAAGATTCTGGTCGCGTCGATGGGAATCGAGGCGTTCCGCGAAGAGGTGGACAAGCATTACGCCACCCTGCGCCGCGAAGACCTGCAAATACCGGGCGACGAACTGGCGCGCATCCAGGCCTATTTCGCCCCGCCGCCGTTCGAGGACCTGCCGAAAGCCAGCGCCCCGTTCGACCGCGCCCTGCTGGCGGACCCCGACTTCGCCCGGTTCGCGCGCAACAATGTGCGGCGGCATCGGCAGGCGGGCTATGCCTCGGTGGTGATCTCGCTGAAGCCCGTGGGCGGCGTGCCGGGCGACATCACGGCGGACCAGATGGACGTGGCCGCCGATCTGGCCGAACGCTATGGGTTCGACGAAATCCGGGCCGCCTATGAACAGAATCTGGTCCTGCCGCATGTGCAGCTGGATGATGTTCCGGCGGTGTGGCGGGCGCTGCGGCAGGCCGGGCTGGCCACCGCCAACGCCGATCTGGCGACCGATGTGATCGCCTGTCCGGGGCTGGACTATTGCAGTCTGGCCAACGCCCGCTCCATCCCGGTGGCCCAGGCCCTGTCCGAACGTCTGGCCGATCTGGATTATCAGGAGAGGCTGGGGCCGGTCCGCATCAATATGAGCGGCTGCATCAACGCCTGCGGCCATCACCACGTCGGCCATATCGGCGTGCTGGGCGTCGACCGGAAGGGCGAGGAATATTATCAGATCACCGTCGGCGGCTCGCCCGACGAACAGGCGGCGCTGGGGGACATCGTGGGCAAGAGCCTGCCGTCGGACGCCGTCGCGCCGGCCATTCAGCGGACCCTGGACCGCTATCTGAAAATCCGCACGGAGGGCGAGCGGTTCATCGACACGGTGCGCCGCGTCGGCCCCGATCCCTTCCGCGACGCCATCTATGAGACGCTCGATGCTGCAGACGCTTGA
- a CDS encoding phosphoadenylyl-sulfate reductase produces the protein MLQTLEGIQNGLRLSVTTPLEEVETAAASEEVLVLEFDTFRDGRGFSLAAVLRERGYGGRLIAAGKLLPDQARHLRRSGFDAVELAPGADAAAWARMDQAFSAVYQPAGDAAPTIWRRRHAASNDRDLEALAERLNREVEGRSAPEIVRAALDPALGLRIGTISSFGAESAALLHIIAEERPETPVVFLETGQHFLQTLSYRTQLTKTLGLSDVRLVTPDAGEKAALDARDDLWRTDADACCDLRKVRPLARATAWFNALITGRKRYQAATRAALKPFEVLDGVLRINPLADWDADDVETWLDAHDLPRHPLVEQGYASIGCWPCTRAIQTGEDARAGRWSGMDKVECGIHLGKRQAAA, from the coding sequence ATGCTGCAGACGCTTGAAGGCATTCAGAACGGGCTGCGCCTGTCGGTGACGACGCCGCTGGAGGAGGTCGAGACGGCGGCGGCGTCAGAGGAGGTGCTGGTGCTCGAGTTCGACACGTTCCGCGATGGGCGCGGCTTCTCGCTGGCGGCGGTGCTGCGCGAGCGGGGCTATGGCGGGCGGCTGATCGCGGCGGGCAAGTTGTTGCCGGATCAGGCGCGGCATCTGCGCCGGTCGGGGTTCGATGCGGTGGAGCTGGCCCCGGGGGCGGACGCCGCCGCCTGGGCGCGAATGGATCAGGCCTTCAGCGCTGTCTATCAGCCCGCAGGGGACGCCGCGCCGACGATCTGGCGGCGTCGCCATGCGGCCTCCAATGACCGTGATCTGGAGGCGCTGGCCGAACGATTGAACCGTGAGGTCGAGGGCCGGTCGGCGCCTGAAATCGTCAGGGCGGCGCTGGACCCGGCGCTGGGCCTTCGGATCGGGACGATCTCTTCGTTCGGGGCGGAATCGGCGGCCCTGCTGCACATCATCGCCGAGGAACGCCCCGAAACGCCGGTGGTGTTTCTGGAGACGGGACAGCATTTCCTGCAGACCCTGTCCTATCGCACCCAACTGACCAAGACGCTGGGGCTGAGCGACGTGCGGCTGGTCACGCCGGATGCGGGCGAGAAGGCCGCGCTGGATGCGCGCGACGACCTGTGGCGGACCGACGCCGACGCCTGCTGCGACCTGAGAAAGGTGCGGCCTCTGGCGCGGGCGACCGCCTGGTTCAACGCCCTGATCACCGGACGCAAACGCTATCAGGCCGCGACGCGGGCGGCCCTGAAGCCGTTCGAGGTGCTGGACGGCGTGCTGCGGATCAATCCGCTGGCCGACTGGGACGCCGACGATGTCGAGACCTGGCTGGACGCCCATGACCTGCCGCGCCATCCGCTGGTCGAACAGGGCTATGCCTCCATCGGCTGCTGGCCCTGCACGCGCGCGATCCAGACCGGCGAGGACGCACGCGCCGGGCGCTGGTCGGGTATGGACAAGGTCGAGTGCGGCATCCACCTAGGCAAACGTCAGGCCGCCGCCTGA
- a CDS encoding cysteine synthase A produces the protein MSVTPTVIDLIGNTPLVRLNRLSEETGCEILGKAEFMNPGGSIKDRAALSIVQAARASGGLRPGGTIVEGTAGNTGIGLALVGAALGHPVVIVIPRTQSEEKKSAIRSLGARLVEVDAAPFSSPNHFVHYSGRLATELNDSEEAGAIWANQFDNTANRDAHYRTTGPEIWAQTEGRIDAFVSAVGSGGTIAGVSAYLREQKPEVTIALADPAGAAMFNWFNKGEMTGEGSSITEGIGVARITGNLDGFRPDHAYRIEDAEFLPLLFDLVKHEGLSLGGSAGVNIAGAVRLAREIGPGKTIVTCLCDPGSRYASKLFNPEFLKSKGLPTPEWA, from the coding sequence GTGTCCGTCACGCCTACCGTCATCGACCTGATCGGCAATACACCGCTGGTCCGCCTGAACCGCCTGTCCGAAGAGACGGGTTGCGAAATCCTGGGCAAGGCCGAGTTCATGAACCCCGGCGGCTCGATCAAGGACCGCGCGGCCCTGTCCATCGTCCAGGCGGCGCGGGCGTCCGGCGGGCTGCGTCCCGGCGGGACGATCGTCGAGGGGACAGCGGGCAACACCGGCATCGGCCTGGCCCTGGTCGGGGCGGCGCTGGGCCACCCGGTCGTGATCGTCATTCCCCGCACTCAGTCGGAAGAGAAGAAGTCCGCCATCCGCTCGCTGGGCGCGCGTCTGGTCGAGGTGGATGCCGCGCCCTTCTCCAGCCCGAACCATTTCGTCCACTATTCCGGGCGGCTGGCGACCGAGCTGAACGACAGCGAAGAGGCCGGGGCCATCTGGGCCAATCAGTTCGACAACACCGCCAACCGCGACGCCCACTATCGGACGACCGGCCCGGAAATCTGGGCCCAGACCGAAGGGCGGATCGACGCCTTCGTGTCGGCGGTCGGGTCGGGCGGCACCATCGCCGGGGTTTCGGCCTATCTGCGCGAGCAGAAGCCGGAGGTGACCATCGCCCTGGCCGATCCGGCGGGGGCGGCCATGTTCAACTGGTTCAACAAGGGCGAGATGACGGGCGAGGGGTCCTCGATCACCGAGGGCATCGGGGTGGCGCGGATCACCGGCAATCTGGACGGCTTCCGCCCCGATCACGCCTATCGGATCGAGGACGCGGAGTTCCTGCCCCTGCTGTTCGATCTGGTGAAGCACGAGGGCCTGTCGCTGGGCGGATCGGCCGGGGTGAACATCGCCGGGGCCGTGCGGCTGGCGCGCGAAATCGGGCCGGGCAAGACCATCGTGACCTGCCTGTGCGATCCCGGATCGCGCTATGCGTCCAAGCTGTTCAATCCGGAGTTCCTAAAGTCGAAGGGCTTGCCGACTCCGGAGTGGGCTTGA
- a CDS encoding DUF885 family protein, whose amino-acid sequence MKMSQLALAAVIAAASPAMVMAQTPSAPAAAPAAAPADAALNALIADYETYLKSVDPFSASGEGDVEAMGRVPDLTRAFELAQRAPLQGFVRRLDAIDPASLSHAGAINHGFLLYSLKRSIEGLDYDTGRLAFDSEGGPGTWAIYVGGGTRLNSVAEAERYIQRIRGFGDIYAQTTDNARRGLDTGMIQARSVTESAIALARNDVAIAPDAEPLLKPFDTLPAAVPQAERDRLRAQGVAAVASVIIPARHAWLTFLQADYLPKAPVEPGIGARPGGKPLYAYLVRGHTTTDLTPDQIHQIGLDEVARIRARMEVEMKAAGWTGDFADFLNFLRTDPQFYAKTREELLEKASEMAKRADGGLPPLFATLPRLPYDVQPVPTQIEENYTTGRYNGGSMQNGVAGHYIVNTSRLDQRPLYELPALTLHEAVPGHHIQIALQQEAAGQPYFRRQANVTAFTEGWGLYSEYLGEEMGFYRTPYERFGRLSYEMWRACRLVADTGLHWMGWTEEQARACFRDNSALAPHNIETELQRYIGWPGQATAYKIGEIRLREIRQRAERELGPKFNIRTFHDALLVEGPLPLALLDHRMDAWIAEQKAK is encoded by the coding sequence ATGAAGATGTCTCAACTGGCCTTGGCGGCCGTGATCGCGGCGGCGTCGCCGGCGATGGTCATGGCTCAGACGCCGTCTGCCCCCGCAGCCGCCCCTGCGGCCGCCCCTGCGGACGCGGCGCTGAACGCCCTGATCGCCGATTACGAGACCTATCTGAAGTCGGTCGATCCCTTCTCGGCCAGCGGCGAGGGCGATGTTGAGGCCATGGGCCGGGTTCCCGACCTGACCCGCGCCTTCGAACTGGCCCAGCGCGCGCCGCTGCAAGGGTTCGTGCGCCGTCTGGACGCCATCGACCCGGCAAGTCTTTCCCACGCAGGCGCGATCAACCACGGCTTCCTGCTCTACAGCCTGAAACGCAGCATCGAGGGGTTGGATTACGATACCGGGCGGCTGGCCTTCGACAGCGAGGGCGGGCCGGGGACGTGGGCGATTTATGTCGGCGGCGGCACGCGTCTGAACTCGGTCGCAGAGGCCGAGCGCTACATCCAGCGCATACGCGGTTTCGGCGACATCTACGCCCAGACGACCGACAATGCGCGGCGTGGACTGGACACCGGCATGATTCAGGCCCGGTCGGTCACTGAAAGCGCCATCGCCCTGGCCCGCAACGACGTGGCCATCGCACCCGACGCCGAACCGCTGTTGAAGCCTTTCGACACCCTGCCCGCGGCCGTGCCCCAGGCGGAGAGGGATAGACTGAGGGCCCAGGGCGTCGCCGCCGTGGCCTCTGTCATCATTCCGGCCCGCCACGCCTGGCTGACCTTCCTCCAGGCCGACTATCTGCCCAAGGCGCCGGTCGAACCGGGTATCGGCGCCCGGCCGGGCGGCAAGCCCCTGTATGCCTATCTGGTGCGCGGCCACACCACCACCGACCTGACGCCGGATCAGATCCACCAGATCGGTCTGGACGAGGTGGCCCGCATCCGCGCCCGGATGGAGGTGGAGATGAAGGCGGCCGGCTGGACCGGCGATTTCGCCGACTTCCTGAACTTCCTGCGCACCGACCCGCAGTTTTACGCCAAGACCCGCGAAGAGCTGCTGGAGAAGGCGTCGGAAATGGCCAAGCGTGCGGACGGCGGCTTGCCGCCCCTGTTCGCCACCCTGCCCCGCCTGCCCTATGACGTGCAGCCGGTCCCGACCCAGATCGAGGAGAACTACACCACCGGCCGCTATAACGGCGGGTCGATGCAGAACGGCGTGGCGGGCCACTACATCGTCAATACGTCCCGGCTGGATCAGCGCCCGCTGTACGAACTGCCGGCCCTAACCCTGCACGAGGCCGTTCCGGGCCACCACATCCAGATCGCCCTGCAGCAGGAGGCCGCCGGCCAGCCCTATTTCCGGCGTCAGGCCAATGTCACCGCCTTCACCGAGGGCTGGGGCCTGTATTCGGAATATCTGGGCGAGGAGATGGGCTTCTATCGCACCCCCTATGAGCGGTTCGGCCGCCTGTCCTATGAGATGTGGCGCGCCTGCCGTCTGGTGGCCGACACCGGCCTGCACTGGATGGGCTGGACCGAGGAACAGGCTCGCGCCTGTTTCCGCGACAACTCGGCCCTGGCCCCGCACAATATCGAGACCGAGCTTCAGCGCTACATCGGCTGGCCGGGCCAGGCCACGGCCTACAAGATCGGGGAAATCCGCCTGCGCGAAATCCGCCAACGCGCCGAGCGCGAACTGGGGCCCAAGTTCAACATCCGCACCTTCCACGACGCCCTGCTGGTCGAAGGGCCGCTGCCGCTGGCGCTTCTGGACCACCGCATGGACGCCTGGATCGCGGAACAGAAGGCGAAATGA
- the flgH gene encoding flagellar basal body L-ring protein FlgH — translation MRKILLTLAAVAPLAACSTVAETVRGPELAPIGYPAALVPVQQTYLPAPDTAASSNSLWRAGARTFFGDQRARHVGDILTVKIDIDDRAQTQNSTQRSRSNNISGGVTHLFGLESSLGRAFPGGFDPSNMVGMEGASKSGGSGTVNRAEKVSLTIAAVVTDVLANGNLVIQGRQEVRTNREVRELTVAGIVRPEDISSANAINHTQIAEARISYGGRGDVSRVQAPPVGQALAERFSPF, via the coding sequence ATGCGCAAGATCCTCCTGACCCTCGCCGCCGTCGCGCCCCTGGCCGCCTGCTCCACCGTCGCCGAGACGGTGCGCGGCCCCGAACTGGCGCCCATCGGCTATCCCGCCGCCCTGGTGCCGGTGCAGCAGACCTATCTGCCGGCGCCCGACACGGCGGCCAGCTCGAACAGCCTGTGGCGCGCCGGCGCCCGCACCTTCTTCGGCGATCAGCGGGCCCGCCACGTGGGCGACATCCTGACGGTCAAGATCGACATCGACGACCGCGCCCAGACGCAGAACTCGACCCAGCGCTCGCGCTCCAACAACATCTCGGGCGGCGTCACGCATCTGTTCGGCCTGGAAAGCAGCCTGGGCCGCGCCTTCCCTGGCGGTTTCGATCCGTCGAACATGGTCGGGATGGAGGGCGCCTCCAAGTCGGGGGGCAGCGGCACGGTCAACCGGGCCGAAAAGGTGTCGCTGACCATCGCCGCCGTCGTCACCGACGTCCTGGCCAACGGCAATCTGGTGATCCAGGGTCGCCAGGAAGTGCGCACCAACCGCGAGGTGCGCGAACTGACCGTCGCCGGCATCGTGCGGCCCGAAGACATCTCGTCCGCCAACGCCATCAACCACACGCAGATCGCCGAGGCGCGCATTTCCTACGGCGGACGCGGGGATGTCAGCCGTGTCCAGGCCCCGCCGGTGGGTCAGGCCCTGGCCGAACGCTTCAGCCCCTTCTGA
- a CDS encoding flagella basal body P-ring formation protein FlgA translates to MRLTRTLILAAAACVFSNAAWAGPVALRANPVDDDGRVTLGDLFEGAGAAANVVVAQRVGPSVVLEAGQLQSQARQAGLDWANPNGLRRVAVRRAEAPVPGMAETASAPADLPPAARAAYRPAAAQQVIARNDMVRVTYQVGGVNLAVMGKAMRSAGLGEPVAIMNTASNRVIDAVASGPGQAVAGPAADAARAAPQQFAAR, encoded by the coding sequence ATGCGCCTGACCCGCACCCTGATCCTCGCAGCCGCCGCCTGCGTCTTCTCAAACGCCGCATGGGCCGGTCCCGTCGCCCTGCGCGCCAACCCGGTCGACGACGACGGCCGCGTCACCCTGGGCGACCTGTTCGAGGGCGCCGGAGCGGCGGCCAACGTCGTGGTGGCCCAGCGCGTCGGCCCCTCGGTCGTGCTCGAGGCCGGCCAGCTTCAGAGCCAGGCCCGTCAGGCCGGTCTGGACTGGGCCAATCCCAACGGCCTGCGCCGCGTCGCCGTGCGCCGCGCCGAGGCGCCGGTCCCCGGCATGGCGGAAACCGCCTCGGCCCCCGCCGACCTTCCGCCCGCAGCCCGCGCCGCCTATCGCCCCGCCGCCGCCCAGCAGGTCATCGCCCGCAACGACATGGTGCGCGTCACCTATCAGGTCGGCGGCGTGAACCTGGCCGTCATGGGCAAGGCCATGCGCAGCGCCGGCCTGGGCGAACCCGTCGCCATCATGAACACCGCCTCCAACCGCGTCATCGACGCCGTGGCCTCCGGTCCCGGACAGGCCGTCGCCGGCCCGGCCGCCGACGCCGCACGCGCCGCCCCTCAACAGTTCGCCGCCCGCTAG
- the flgG gene encoding flagellar basal-body rod protein FlgG, protein MRALRTAASGMAAQQLNVEVISNNIANMNTVGFKKQRAEFQDLLYQNVERMGAQSSSAGTVVPTGIQIGAGVKAGAVYRVTEQGTPQATGNPYDMAIDGKGYFQISLPSGEKAYTRAGNLQVNPEGQIVTDDGYLLEPAVTIPSDTTKLSISKSGLVQVTQAGQTAPTTVGQIELANFFNEAGLEAIGDNLLLETAASGPAIVGTPGSTGFGQVLQNYTEASNVDAVSEISALIVAQRAYEMNSKVISTADQMLSTASQVKS, encoded by the coding sequence ATGCGCGCACTCCGCACCGCCGCCTCGGGCATGGCTGCTCAGCAGCTGAACGTCGAGGTCATCTCCAACAACATCGCCAACATGAACACGGTGGGCTTCAAGAAGCAGCGCGCCGAGTTCCAGGACCTGCTGTATCAGAACGTCGAACGGATGGGGGCCCAGTCCTCCAGCGCCGGCACCGTGGTTCCGACCGGCATCCAGATCGGCGCGGGCGTCAAGGCGGGCGCGGTCTATCGCGTCACCGAACAGGGCACGCCCCAGGCCACGGGCAACCCCTATGACATGGCCATCGACGGCAAGGGCTATTTCCAGATCAGCCTGCCCTCGGGCGAAAAGGCCTACACCCGCGCCGGCAACCTGCAGGTCAATCCGGAAGGCCAGATCGTCACCGACGACGGCTATCTGCTGGAACCGGCCGTCACCATCCCGTCGGACACGACCAAGCTGAGCATCTCCAAGAGCGGCCTGGTCCAGGTGACGCAGGCCGGCCAGACCGCCCCGACGACGGTGGGCCAGATCGAACTGGCCAACTTCTTCAACGAGGCGGGTCTGGAAGCCATCGGCGACAACCTGCTGCTGGAAACCGCCGCCTCGGGCCCGGCCATCGTCGGCACGCCCGGCTCGACGGGCTTCGGCCAGGTGCTGCAGAACTACACCGAGGCGTCGAACGTGGATGCGGTGTCGGAGATCAGCGCCCTGATCGTGGCCCAGCGCGCCTATGAGATGAACTCCAAGGTCATCAGCACCGCCGACCAGATGCTATCGACGGCCTCGCAAGTGAAGAGCTGA
- the flgF gene encoding flagellar basal-body rod protein FlgF, with the protein MENAAYIGLSRQMTLRRELDIVANNVANANTTGFKVEQLMVSAEVGKRARNDSIKPSASFVLDNGVGRDFGQGSMQQTGRNLDFAISGEGAFFTVRDGANGQAFTRDGAFTMDPEGKLTTKQGQAVLGGGAEIVLDPNLGAPSVGEDGTITQQGQVTGRLSVVRFDTLGVLEKGGDSLYRNRSNIQPIEATDAQIHQGALESSNVNPLVEITNLVEISRAYESVSRMIDNTNDLSRRAVERLGKAA; encoded by the coding sequence GTGGAAAACGCCGCCTATATCGGACTGTCACGGCAGATGACGCTGCGTCGCGAACTGGACATCGTGGCCAACAACGTCGCCAACGCCAACACCACCGGCTTCAAGGTCGAGCAGCTGATGGTCAGCGCCGAGGTGGGCAAGCGCGCCCGCAACGATTCGATCAAGCCCTCGGCCAGCTTCGTTCTGGACAACGGCGTGGGCCGCGACTTCGGCCAGGGGTCGATGCAGCAGACGGGTCGCAACCTGGACTTCGCCATCTCGGGCGAAGGCGCCTTCTTCACCGTGCGCGACGGGGCGAACGGCCAGGCCTTCACCCGCGACGGAGCCTTCACCATGGACCCCGAAGGCAAGCTGACCACCAAACAGGGCCAGGCGGTGCTGGGCGGCGGCGCCGAGATCGTGCTGGACCCCAACCTGGGCGCCCCCAGCGTCGGCGAGGACGGCACCATCACCCAGCAGGGCCAGGTCACGGGCCGTCTGTCGGTCGTGCGGTTCGACACCCTGGGCGTCCTCGAGAAGGGGGGCGACAGTCTCTATCGCAACCGTTCCAACATCCAGCCGATCGAGGCGACCGACGCCCAGATCCACCAGGGCGCGCTGGAATCCTCCAACGTCAATCCGCTGGTCGAGATCACCAATCTGGTCGAGATCAGCCGCGCCTACGAAAGCGTGTCGCGCATGATCGACAACACCAACGACCTCAGCCGTCGCGCCGTCGAGCGCCTCGGCAAGGCCGCGTAA
- a CDS encoding flagellar basal body-associated FliL family protein: MFKFGKKKGDASADAALPAVQDGEAAAEGEAAAPKKKKLPLLFIIAPVALLVLGGGGAAAFFMLKPKPAEAHGAAAEAEGEHGGEKAEKKEEKGGGHGGGGKTGEADASLGVIAAGPDGVTFYTLPDMVMNIQSADGRPTFLKLKLTLEMHDAGVATHLQEEMPRLQDMFTGFVRELRPEDLSGSAGTYQLRAEILRRVNLIAAPGKVDAVLIEEMLVQ, translated from the coding sequence ATGTTCAAGTTCGGCAAGAAGAAGGGCGACGCGAGCGCTGACGCCGCCCTGCCTGCCGTGCAGGACGGAGAGGCCGCCGCCGAGGGCGAGGCCGCCGCGCCCAAGAAGAAGAAACTGCCGCTGCTGTTCATCATTGCACCGGTGGCGCTGCTGGTGCTGGGCGGCGGCGGGGCGGCGGCCTTCTTCATGCTGAAGCCCAAGCCCGCCGAGGCGCATGGCGCTGCGGCCGAGGCTGAGGGCGAGCACGGCGGCGAAAAGGCCGAAAAGAAGGAAGAAAAGGGCGGCGGTCACGGCGGGGGCGGCAAGACGGGCGAGGCCGATGCGTCTCTGGGCGTCATTGCGGCCGGGCCGGACGGCGTGACCTTCTACACCCTGCCCGACATGGTCATGAACATTCAGTCGGCCGATGGCCGACCGACCTTCCTGAAGCTGAAGCTGACCTTGGAAATGCACGACGCCGGGGTGGCGACGCATCTTCAGGAGGAGATGCCGCGCCTGCAGGACATGTTCACCGGCTTCGTGCGCGAGCTGCGGCCCGAGGATCTGAGCGGATCGGCCGGCACCTATCAGCTGCGCGCCGAAATCCTGCGTCGCGTCAATCTGATCGCCGCGCCGGGCAAGGTCGACGCCGTGCTGATCGAAGAAATGCTGGTGCAATAG
- the fliM gene encoding flagellar motor switch protein FliM gives MSDAAQLDPFGGLGDPGDALSERVLNQDEIDSLLGFDLGDDDGSERSGIRAIINSALVSYERLPMLEIVFDRLVRLMTTSLRNFTSDNVEVSLDNISSIRFGDYLNSIPLPAILAVFRAEELDNYGLLTVDSNLIYSIVDVLLGGRRGTAALRIEGRPYTTIERVLVQRMVEVVLNDARQAFEPLTPVHFNLDRLETNPRFAAIARPANAAILIKLRIDMEDRGGRIELLLPYATLEPIRKMLLQQFMGEKFGRDNIWEGHLATEMWTTEMEVRAVLDEQQMPLSSVLNLKVGDTLMLNATPDSEVSIRAGVIPLTTGRMGRKGQHIAVRVEGPVNPETAARLEGTF, from the coding sequence ATGAGCGACGCAGCGCAACTGGACCCGTTCGGCGGCCTGGGCGACCCGGGCGACGCCCTGTCCGAACGGGTGCTGAACCAGGATGAGATCGACAGCCTGCTGGGCTTCGACCTGGGCGACGACGACGGAAGCGAACGCTCGGGCATTCGCGCCATCATCAACTCGGCGCTGGTGTCCTATGAACGCCTGCCGATGCTGGAGATCGTGTTCGACCGACTGGTCCGGTTGATGACGACCTCGCTTCGGAACTTCACCTCCGACAACGTCGAGGTGTCGTTGGACAACATCTCCTCGATCCGCTTCGGCGACTATCTGAACTCGATCCCGCTGCCGGCGATCCTGGCGGTGTTCCGCGCCGAGGAGTTGGACAACTACGGCCTGCTGACCGTCGATTCCAACCTGATCTATTCGATCGTGGACGTGCTGCTGGGCGGCCGTCGGGGCACCGCCGCCCTGCGGATCGAGGGCCGACCCTACACCACCATCGAGCGGGTGCTGGTTCAGCGGATGGTCGAGGTGGTGCTGAACGACGCCCGCCAGGCGTTCGAGCCGCTGACACCGGTGCATTTCAACCTGGACCGGCTGGAGACCAACCCCCGCTTCGCCGCCATCGCGCGCCCCGCCAATGCGGCCATTCTGATCAAGCTGCGGATCGATATGGAGGATCGCGGCGGGCGGATCGAATTGCTGCTGCCCTATGCGACGCTGGAGCCGATCCGCAAGATGCTGCTGCAGCAGTTCATGGGCGAGAAGTTCGGCCGCGACAACATCTGGGAAGGCCACTTGGCCACCGAGATGTGGACCACCGAAATGGAGGTGCGCGCCGTTCTGGATGAGCAGCAGATGCCGCTGTCCAGCGTGCTGAACCTCAAGGTCGGCGACACCCTGATGCTGAACGCCACGCCGGATTCGGAGGTTTCGATCCGCGCCGGCGTCATCCCGCTGACCACCGGCCGCATGGGTCGCAAGGGTCAGCATATCGCCGTGCGCGTGGAAGGGCCGGTCAATCCCGAGACCGCCGCCCGTTTGGAAGGAACCTTCTGA